One part of the Geoanaerobacter pelophilus genome encodes these proteins:
- a CDS encoding response regulator: MQSILVVDDIAENLYFLEVLLKGNGFEVRTAANGLEALESARSEQPALIISDILMPVMDGYALCREWRSDERLKGIPFIFYTATFTEKKDEELALSLGADCFAIKPQEPDALMEIIRKVLAGSSDKSVASPADMPADEGVLLREYNEALFRKLEKKMADLEQANRELEQKISEQKLLEEQLRQVQKMEAIGRFSAGIAHDFNNILTAIFGFGSIMKLKMSVGDPLHDNIDHILAAADRAANLTRSLLTFSRKHEMKMQPLNLNSSIRNVESFLRRIIGEDIKLIVSQRVEDILVYADGGHIEQVLMNLATNARDAMPCGGILSIGTDIVDIDHEFIRMHGYGTLGRHALLSFADNGIGMDEATRQRIFEPFFTTKETSKGTGLGLSIIYGIIEQHHGHISVYSEPGQGTNIKILLPLMTADVVSSRACDGQCQMSGGSETILVVDDEEPIRQYLESFLTTLGYRVLLAKDGRDAVQTFREKGAEVDLVLMDIIMPNQNGYEAAGELKRIKQGIPIVFTSGYPYDLINERKLLDDDAQLLVKPLTPTDLARKLRAVFDG; the protein is encoded by the coding sequence ATGCAAAGCATTCTTGTTGTCGATGACATTGCAGAGAATCTCTATTTCCTGGAGGTGCTGCTGAAGGGGAACGGTTTTGAGGTTCGCACTGCAGCTAATGGTCTGGAAGCCCTGGAATCGGCTCGGAGCGAGCAGCCGGCTTTGATTATCTCCGATATTCTCATGCCGGTGATGGATGGCTATGCCTTGTGCCGTGAGTGGCGGTCGGATGAGCGGCTTAAGGGAATACCTTTCATCTTTTACACGGCCACCTTTACCGAAAAGAAGGACGAGGAGCTGGCGCTCAGCCTGGGGGCCGACTGTTTTGCAATAAAGCCCCAGGAACCGGACGCTCTGATGGAAATCATCAGGAAAGTGTTGGCCGGTTCCAGTGATAAATCAGTTGCCTCTCCTGCTGATATGCCTGCCGATGAGGGGGTACTGCTCCGGGAATACAACGAGGCCCTGTTCCGCAAACTGGAAAAGAAGATGGCTGACCTTGAGCAGGCCAACCGGGAGCTGGAGCAGAAAATCAGCGAGCAGAAACTCCTGGAAGAGCAGCTGCGCCAGGTGCAGAAGATGGAGGCGATTGGCAGGTTTTCCGCCGGAATAGCCCATGATTTCAATAATATCCTGACCGCCATCTTCGGCTTTGGTTCCATCATGAAGTTGAAGATGAGCGTCGGCGATCCTCTGCACGATAACATCGATCATATCCTTGCTGCGGCCGATCGGGCTGCCAATCTGACCCGCAGTCTGCTGACCTTCAGCCGGAAACATGAAATGAAAATGCAGCCGTTGAATCTCAACAGCAGCATCCGGAACGTCGAATCGTTCCTGCGGCGGATTATCGGCGAGGACATCAAACTGATCGTGTCGCAACGGGTTGAGGATATCCTGGTTTATGCCGATGGCGGACACATCGAGCAGGTGTTGATGAACCTGGCGACAAATGCGCGCGATGCCATGCCCTGTGGCGGCATTCTCTCGATCGGAACGGACATCGTTGATATTGACCATGAATTCATCCGGATGCATGGTTACGGCACATTGGGCCGCCATGCGCTGCTCTCATTTGCCGACAACGGTATCGGCATGGATGAAGCGACCCGACAGCGGATCTTCGAGCCGTTCTTTACCACCAAGGAAACCAGCAAGGGAACCGGTCTGGGGCTCTCGATCATCTATGGCATAATTGAGCAGCACCACGGCCATATCAGCGTCTACAGCGAACCTGGCCAGGGGACCAATATCAAAATCCTGTTGCCGCTCATGACTGCCGACGTTGTGTCAAGTCGGGCGTGCGACGGTCAGTGTCAAATGTCGGGCGGCTCCGAGACCATATTGGTGGTTGATGATGAAGAGCCGATCAGGCAATACCTGGAGTCATTTTTGACGACCTTGGGGTACCGGGTGCTGTTGGCGAAAGACGGTCGTGATGCTGTGCAGACTTTTCGTGAAAAGGGCGCTGAGGTAGACCTGGTATTGATGGATATCATCATGCCGAACCAGAATGGCTATGAGGCCGCAGGTGAACTCAAGAGGATCAAACAGGGGATACCGATTGTCTTTACCAGTGGCTATCCTTACGACCTGATTAATGAGCGTAAGCTGTTGGATGATGATGCCCAACTCCTCGTTAAACCGCTGACACCGACTGATCTTGCCCGGAAACTGAGAGCTGTTTTTGATGGCTGA
- a CDS encoding response regulator yields the protein MKRKILYIEDNEQNLYLVRFILEKHGYEVLSAMDGQEGIDLAAAVKPDLILLDIQLPLMDGYAVARQLRANPDLAGIPIVAVTSYAMAGDRDKALAAGCNGYIEKPINPDTFMQQVESHLPVPAL from the coding sequence ATGAAAAGGAAGATTCTTTATATCGAGGATAACGAACAAAACTTGTATTTGGTGAGGTTTATCCTGGAAAAGCATGGCTATGAAGTGCTTTCTGCCATGGATGGTCAGGAGGGTATCGACCTTGCCGCGGCTGTGAAGCCGGATCTGATCCTGCTCGACATCCAGTTGCCGCTCATGGATGGGTATGCCGTGGCTCGGCAACTTCGGGCCAATCCTGATCTTGCCGGCATTCCCATTGTTGCCGTCACTTCCTATGCCATGGCCGGCGACCGTGACAAGGCGCTTGCCGCCGGATGCAACGGCTATATCGAAAAACCGATAAACCCGGATACTTTCATGCAGCAGGTAGAATCGCATTTGCCGGTGCCGGCATTGTAA
- a CDS encoding MASE1 domain-containing protein, with protein MSSAAEKIPSITWQPGHFLPGLAQNIAVAVTYVVTAKLGFLLALDQTNATAVWPPTGVALAACLVFGLRLWPGIFLGAFLANILVVAGSTIASLPVLMLALSTAAGNTLEALVGAYLVNRFSSGRLPFDRTLDTVYFMLFGALVSPFISATVGTASFCSYSSDWSRFGQMWLTWWLGDAVGALIIAPLLLTWEKRGVFRRYRWQTAEAAALLAMLLLAELTIFPLNAPLEYLVFPLLFWTAFRFGQFEAAVMVMLVMVTFLLWTVSGLGPFAGKPLNNALLFLQSYLGVASASTLILSTLISTRNRAEASLREYQDNLEKLVTLRTAELQGANERLTGEIEERVRTEQELAVAKERAEAADNLKSAFLATMSHELRTPLNSIIGFTGILLQELGGPVNEEQAKQLNMVKNSANHLLSLISDVLDISKIEAGQATVTCVPVDLKTIIVKTVLSVRPLAEKKGLELTLDMAEDVIRVNADERRVEQILLNLLSNAVKFTEKGFIAVRCGAEAGNYVISVTDTGIGIRADDLERLFQPFQQIDTGLSRKYEGTGLGLSICKKMAELMGGCIQVESSLETGSTFSFVLPLERGSA; from the coding sequence ATGTCTTCTGCTGCCGAAAAAATACCATCGATCACCTGGCAACCCGGCCATTTTCTGCCGGGGTTGGCTCAGAATATTGCGGTTGCTGTCACCTATGTCGTGACAGCAAAGCTCGGATTTCTCCTTGCCCTTGATCAGACCAATGCCACGGCAGTATGGCCGCCAACCGGGGTTGCCCTGGCAGCCTGTCTTGTTTTCGGGCTGCGGCTCTGGCCCGGAATCTTTCTCGGGGCTTTTCTGGCAAATATCCTGGTGGTGGCCGGCAGCACCATTGCGTCGTTGCCCGTACTGATGCTGGCGTTGAGCACGGCAGCCGGGAACACCCTGGAGGCGCTGGTTGGCGCCTATCTTGTCAACCGCTTTAGTTCCGGCCGGCTTCCTTTCGACCGCACCCTGGATACCGTCTATTTCATGCTGTTCGGCGCGCTTGTCAGTCCCTTTATCAGCGCCACGGTAGGGACCGCGAGTTTCTGCAGCTACAGCAGCGACTGGTCTCGCTTTGGCCAGATGTGGCTGACCTGGTGGCTGGGCGACGCAGTGGGTGCCCTGATTATTGCTCCACTGCTCCTTACCTGGGAAAAGCGCGGCGTATTTCGCCGGTACCGCTGGCAGACAGCAGAAGCTGCCGCTTTGCTGGCAATGCTGCTGCTCGCGGAACTGACTATTTTCCCCCTCAATGCACCCTTGGAATATCTGGTATTTCCTCTCCTTTTCTGGACGGCCTTTCGCTTCGGTCAATTCGAGGCGGCCGTCATGGTGATGCTGGTCATGGTGACGTTTCTGCTCTGGACCGTCTCCGGCTTAGGTCCGTTTGCCGGCAAGCCGCTGAATAATGCGCTTCTTTTTCTGCAGTCCTATCTCGGGGTGGCCTCGGCATCCACCCTGATCCTCTCTACGCTTATCAGCACTCGTAACCGCGCCGAGGCCAGTTTGCGGGAATACCAGGACAACCTGGAAAAACTGGTCACCCTGCGGACCGCCGAGCTGCAGGGCGCCAACGAGCGCTTGACTGGAGAGATCGAAGAGCGGGTCAGGACCGAGCAGGAGCTTGCCGTTGCCAAAGAGCGAGCTGAGGCTGCCGATAATCTGAAGTCGGCCTTTCTTGCCACCATGTCTCATGAACTGCGTACGCCGCTCAATTCCATCATCGGTTTCACCGGCATCTTGTTGCAGGAACTGGGGGGGCCGGTCAACGAGGAGCAGGCCAAGCAGCTCAATATGGTTAAAAACAGTGCCAATCACCTTCTGTCTCTGATCAGCGATGTTCTGGACATTTCCAAGATCGAGGCTGGACAGGCGACCGTTACCTGTGTGCCGGTGGATCTGAAAACCATTATTGTCAAGACGGTGCTGAGTGTGCGTCCGCTGGCGGAGAAGAAGGGGCTTGAGCTCACGCTGGACATGGCAGAAGACGTGATAAGAGTCAACGCCGACGAGCGACGGGTGGAGCAGATCTTGCTCAATCTCCTGAGCAATGCGGTCAAGTTCACCGAAAAGGGATTTATTGCCGTTCGCTGTGGGGCCGAGGCAGGTAACTATGTGATCAGTGTAACCGACACCGGTATCGGTATCAGGGCTGATGACCTGGAACGCCTGTTTCAACCGTTTCAACAGATTGACACCGGCTTAAGTCGCAAATACGAGGGGACCGGGCTGGGTCTCTCCATCTGCAAGAAAATGGCTGAGTTGATGGGCGGCTGCATCCAGGTTGAGAGCAGCCTGGAAACAGGGAGCACCTTTAGTTTCGTACTTCCGCTGGAAAGGGGATCGGCATGA
- a CDS encoding response regulator, translating to MNNDAAVKRPTVLVVDDIPENLSLISALLKDEYKVKVANSGEKALRITRSEAAPDLILLDIMMPGMDGYEVCRRLKADTATRDIPIIFLTARAEMEDEKLGLELGAEDYITKPISPPIFMARVKTHLKLKAAADFLRDKNQFLEQEVERRTCEVRAIQEVTILALASLAETRDADTGYHLQRTQRYVKSLALKLKIHPRFKDYLSDSNITMLFKSAPLHDIGKVGIPDRILLKPGPLEPEEGEIMKTHTRIGWDAIEHAERALGANVEFLQIAKEIALCHHEKWDGTGYPRELCGEEIPIAARLMAVADVYDALSSSRVYRDGMPHERVVQMLTEGRGTHFDPDVIEAFIELQDQFRQISLDYAVFCGSSQLVHDRVR from the coding sequence ATGAATAATGACGCCGCGGTAAAAAGACCTACGGTGCTGGTGGTCGACGACATTCCGGAAAACCTGTCGCTCATCAGTGCTTTGCTCAAAGACGAGTACAAGGTCAAGGTGGCCAACAGTGGCGAAAAGGCGCTCAGGATCACTAGGTCTGAGGCTGCTCCGGACCTGATTCTGCTCGACATCATGATGCCCGGTATGGATGGCTACGAGGTCTGTCGGCGGCTTAAGGCGGATACGGCAACCAGGGATATTCCAATAATTTTCCTTACCGCGCGAGCAGAGATGGAGGATGAAAAACTCGGCCTGGAACTTGGCGCTGAAGACTACATTACCAAACCGATCAGCCCCCCGATCTTCATGGCACGGGTCAAGACCCATCTTAAACTGAAAGCGGCAGCGGATTTTCTTCGCGACAAGAACCAGTTTCTGGAACAAGAAGTGGAACGACGCACCTGCGAGGTAAGGGCTATTCAGGAGGTCACCATCCTGGCCCTGGCATCTCTCGCCGAAACCCGAGATGCGGATACCGGCTACCACCTGCAGAGAACGCAACGGTATGTCAAATCGCTGGCACTGAAACTGAAAATTCATCCGCGCTTCAAGGATTACCTTTCGGACAGCAACATCACCATGCTGTTCAAGTCGGCGCCGCTGCATGACATCGGCAAGGTGGGCATTCCCGACCGCATCCTGCTCAAACCGGGTCCCCTGGAACCGGAAGAGGGGGAAATCATGAAAACCCACACAAGGATTGGCTGGGATGCCATCGAGCATGCCGAGCGGGCTCTTGGTGCCAATGTGGAGTTCCTGCAGATTGCCAAGGAAATTGCTCTCTGCCATCACGAAAAGTGGGATGGGACCGGCTATCCGCGAGAGCTGTGCGGAGAGGAGATCCCGATTGCCGCGCGGCTGATGGCTGTTGCCGATGTCTATGACGCGCTCAGCAGCAGCCGGGTATACCGGGACGGGATGCCGCATGAAAGAGTAGTGCAGATGTTGACTGAAGGCAGGGGCACTCATTTTGACCCTGATGTTATCGAAGCTTTCATCGAACTTCAGGATCAGTTCCGACAGATATCACTGGATTATGCCGTTTTTTGTGGATCAAGCCAGCTAGTGCATGACAGGGTCAGATAA
- a CDS encoding ATP-binding protein, producing the protein MVTFKQATRGRASWISAVIGSFVRYCLALVLLVAVFLQVDPASAAVRTVTVGVYENPPKVFTSATGKPSGIFIEIIEQIAKNEGWNLRYVSGSWAEGLERLAKGEIDLMPDVAYMAGREKIYLFHKVPVLTGWSQVYARKGSGIQSILDLNGKRIAALENSLQLETFTRMANNFGLKISFIPVPDYKTEFEMIAAGKADAGLTNRFYGLMHARKAGLEDTPIMFDPAPFFFAAPKNASGELSEIIDRHLSQMKKDPQSAYYAAMKRWTSEEVQFSLPKWLQLSGLVLGVVLLMSLVGSFVLKHQVNARTRELKLVNQEMEQRIDERTLSLQETNIRLRVALEDLAHAKERAEAADRLKSAFLATMSHELRTPLNSIIGFTGILLQGLGGPVNEEQTKQLNMVKNSASHLLSLISDVLDISKIEAGQLKVVKEPFNLQESVYQMTQSIRPLVEKKGLELSVEVAPEVGTITNDVRRVEQVLLNLLSNAVKFTEKGGISVRCGREGGYYAISVTDTGIGIVDGDLERLFEPFHQIDSGLSRKYEGTGLGLSICKKLVELMGGSIRGQSCLGKGSTFGFTVPVNPGSKQADAISAADFGGGEDKVPASAGSVEQPEAKPALMPASVDRERVEALCRKLAELLGDDDASAGDLLNANRALLKGSFPDEFSVIEGLIRRFDFEGALAALGKVMKVDVRGKESQAHES; encoded by the coding sequence ATGGTAACTTTTAAGCAGGCAACAAGAGGGCGTGCTTCCTGGATATCGGCCGTTATCGGCTCTTTTGTCCGTTATTGCCTGGCGCTTGTCTTGCTGGTCGCGGTTTTTTTGCAAGTCGATCCCGCATCTGCCGCTGTCCGCACCGTTACGGTCGGTGTCTATGAAAATCCGCCCAAGGTATTTACCTCCGCAACCGGAAAACCCTCCGGAATTTTCATCGAGATTATTGAACAGATAGCGAAAAACGAAGGTTGGAATCTGCGCTATGTCTCCGGCAGCTGGGCTGAGGGGTTGGAGCGCCTGGCAAAAGGAGAAATCGACCTGATGCCTGATGTCGCTTATATGGCGGGTCGCGAAAAGATTTATTTATTCCACAAGGTTCCGGTTCTGACCGGCTGGTCCCAGGTCTATGCTCGCAAAGGTAGCGGAATCCAGTCGATTCTGGATTTGAATGGCAAGCGGATTGCCGCCCTGGAAAACTCGCTCCAGCTCGAAACTTTTACCCGGATGGCGAATAACTTTGGTCTGAAAATTTCCTTTATTCCTGTGCCGGATTACAAAACCGAATTCGAGATGATTGCTGCGGGCAAGGCCGATGCCGGTCTGACCAACCGGTTCTATGGGTTGATGCATGCAAGAAAGGCGGGGCTTGAAGATACCCCGATCATGTTTGACCCTGCCCCTTTTTTCTTCGCTGCTCCCAAAAATGCTTCCGGAGAATTATCGGAAATCATCGACCGCCATCTATCACAAATGAAAAAAGACCCTCAATCAGCATATTATGCGGCGATGAAACGCTGGACATCTGAAGAGGTGCAATTCTCATTGCCGAAATGGTTGCAGCTTTCGGGGCTTGTGCTGGGGGTTGTTTTGCTCATGAGCCTTGTCGGAAGTTTCGTTCTAAAGCATCAAGTCAATGCCCGTACCAGGGAGCTGAAACTGGTCAATCAGGAAATGGAGCAACGGATTGATGAGCGGACGCTCTCGTTGCAGGAAACCAACATAAGATTACGGGTAGCCTTGGAGGATTTAGCTCATGCCAAGGAGCGGGCCGAGGCAGCTGATCGGCTGAAGTCCGCCTTTCTGGCCACCATGTCTCATGAATTGCGCACCCCGCTCAACTCCATTATCGGCTTTACCGGCATCCTGTTACAGGGGCTGGGCGGACCGGTCAATGAAGAGCAGACCAAGCAGCTAAATATGGTCAAAAACAGCGCCAGTCACCTGCTGTCCCTGATCAGCGATGTCCTGGACATTTCCAAAATTGAGGCCGGACAGCTGAAAGTGGTGAAGGAACCGTTCAATCTTCAGGAATCTGTTTACCAGATGACGCAGAGCATTCGCCCGCTGGTTGAGAAAAAGGGGCTGGAGTTGTCGGTCGAGGTGGCCCCGGAGGTGGGGACGATTACCAATGACGTGCGCCGGGTGGAGCAGGTCCTGCTCAACCTGCTCTCCAATGCGGTCAAGTTTACGGAAAAAGGAGGTATTTCGGTTCGTTGTGGCCGTGAAGGCGGGTATTACGCGATCAGCGTAACCGACACCGGTATCGGCATCGTGGATGGCGATCTGGAACGGCTGTTCGAACCGTTTCACCAGATTGACTCGGGGTTGAGCCGCAAATACGAGGGGACCGGCCTGGGGCTTTCCATCTGTAAAAAACTGGTCGAACTTATGGGTGGCTCAATCCGGGGGCAAAGCTGCCTGGGTAAGGGCAGCACCTTCGGCTTCACCGTGCCGGTAAATCCCGGCAGCAAGCAGGCTGACGCTATATCCGCTGCTGATTTCGGTGGCGGAGAGGACAAAGTGCCTGCGAGTGCCGGATCTGTTGAACAACCGGAGGCGAAACCAGCGTTGATGCCGGCCTCTGTTGACCGGGAAAGGGTTGAAGCGTTATGTCGCAAGCTTGCTGAGCTGCTTGGTGACGATGACGCCTCAGCGGGTGATCTGCTAAACGCGAACCGTGCGCTGCTCAAGGGTTCATTCCCCGATGAATTCTCTGTTATCGAAGGTTTAATCAGGCGCTTCGACTTCGAGGGGGCACTTGCTGCACTGGGTAAAGTGATGAAGGTTGATGTGCGGGGTAAAGAGAGCCAAGCGCATGAGAGTTGA
- a CDS encoding ATP-binding response regulator, whose amino-acid sequence MTGLKTLISLIRGMPIRKKLLLIAMTTTIIGLLVAGTAFTVYNRYHVKQNMVQDLSALAMLIADRSNAAILFDDPYLARENLASLRVKPSVTGACIYLENGTVFASYAAPRSETEPFPPYERIRQQRFASGQLLVFEPIESDGKQIGSVCVRANLRELDLLWRNYLVFTVLIMLVAGLAAYFLSSRLQQIVSEPLSKLTRTAQLISQEKDYSVRASQDNDDEIGVLVQAFNGMLETIEVQNRELVDSNRSLEQRVAERTVQLQEAKERAEAADQLKSAFLATMSHELRTPLNSIIGFTGILLQGLGGPINDEQAKQLNMVKNSANHLLSLISDILDISKIEAGQLKVTMEPFNLQESVGKMAQSIRPLAEKKGLELSVEMAPEVGTITNDVRRVEQVLLNLLSNAVKFTEEGSISVRCVREGGYYVTSVTDTGIGIEDDDLERLFKPFHQIDSGLSRKYEGTGLGLSICKKLVELMGGSIRVESCQGKGSTFGFTLPVNPCREQADAISAADSGGGETGSVASGPVAAQPPIPGVQVCNDPERVAAVCLTLAELLRTDDAAASDLLTANIELLKGAFPHDFALIEGAIRRFDFEAALAVLQKVLPQMATSGKGGAPNHG is encoded by the coding sequence ATGACCGGCCTCAAGACTCTCATTTCCCTGATCCGAGGGATGCCGATCAGGAAGAAGCTGCTGCTGATCGCCATGACCACCACTATTATCGGGCTGTTGGTTGCCGGCACGGCCTTCACTGTTTACAACCGGTATCATGTCAAACAGAATATGGTACAAGACCTCTCCGCCCTGGCGATGCTGATCGCCGACCGCAGCAATGCCGCAATCCTTTTTGATGATCCCTATCTTGCCCGGGAAAACCTGGCCTCACTCAGGGTCAAGCCGTCAGTCACCGGAGCCTGTATCTACCTGGAAAACGGGACGGTATTCGCTTCGTATGCTGCACCAAGGAGCGAGACTGAGCCGTTTCCGCCGTATGAACGCATCCGCCAACAGCGTTTTGCGTCCGGGCAACTGCTGGTATTCGAACCGATAGAATCAGACGGGAAGCAGATCGGATCGGTCTGTGTGCGCGCCAACCTGAGGGAACTCGATCTTCTCTGGCGTAATTATCTTGTCTTCACGGTCCTGATTATGCTGGTTGCCGGACTGGCGGCCTACTTCCTGTCTTCCCGGCTACAACAGATTGTGTCGGAGCCGCTTTCCAAGCTTACCCGCACGGCCCAGCTGATTTCGCAGGAGAAAGACTATTCTGTAAGGGCATCCCAGGACAACGACGACGAAATCGGTGTTCTGGTTCAGGCGTTTAACGGCATGCTGGAGACCATAGAAGTCCAGAACCGGGAACTTGTTGACAGCAACCGGAGCCTTGAACAGCGGGTGGCGGAACGGACAGTTCAGCTGCAGGAGGCCAAAGAGCGAGCCGAAGCTGCCGACCAGTTGAAATCTGCCTTTCTGGCAACCATGTCTCATGAATTGCGCACGCCGCTCAACTCCATCATCGGTTTTACCGGCATTTTGCTGCAGGGGCTGGGCGGACCGATCAACGATGAACAGGCCAAGCAGCTCAACATGGTCAAGAACAGCGCCAATCATCTGTTGTCGCTGATCAGCGACATTCTTGACATTTCCAAGATCGAGGCCGGACAGCTGAAAGTGACGATGGAACCGTTCAACCTTCAGGAATCTGTTGGCAAGATGGCGCAGAGCATACGCCCGCTGGCTGAGAAAAAGGGGCTGGAGTTGTCGGTAGAGATGGCCCCGGAGGTGGGGACGATTACCAATGATGTGCGCCGGGTGGAGCAGGTTCTGCTTAACCTGCTCTCCAATGCGGTCAAGTTCACGGAAGAGGGGAGCATTTCGGTTCGTTGTGTGCGTGAAGGCGGGTATTACGTGACCAGCGTAACCGACACCGGTATCGGCATCGAAGATGACGATCTGGAACGTTTGTTCAAGCCGTTTCACCAGATTGACTCGGGGTTGAGCCGCAAATACGAGGGGACCGGCCTGGGGCTTTCCATCTGTAAAAAACTGGTTGAACTTATGGGAGGCTCAATTAGGGTCGAAAGCTGCCAGGGCAAGGGCAGCACCTTTGGCTTCACCTTGCCGGTAAATCCTTGCCGCGAGCAGGCTGACGCTATATCCGCTGCTGATTCCGGTGGCGGAGAGACGGGATCAGTAGCGAGCGGACCGGTAGCGGCACAACCACCGATTCCCGGCGTCCAGGTCTGCAATGACCCGGAGCGGGTTGCAGCCGTTTGTCTCACGCTTGCCGAACTCCTCAGGACCGATGATGCCGCGGCCAGCGATCTGCTCACCGCGAATATCGAGCTGCTCAAAGGGGCTTTCCCCCATGACTTTGCCCTGATCGAAGGGGCAATCAGGCGTTTCGATTTCGAGGCCGCGCTTGCCGTATTGCAAAAAGTACTGCCGCAGATGGCTACGAGTGGGAAGGGGGGGGCGCCCAACCATGGGTGA
- a CDS encoding YfiR family protein, whose amino-acid sequence MNKRGLHMLLPWLKRACRRAASAGAMTLVVVCCAVAGIPLRPVWASDLENKVKSAYIYNFTKFVDWPEGEGGTGREPLRICIVGNDPIRTVLGELSNREANGRPLLVQRIKDLKTVGTCSVAFISRSEEQQLPSILQRLNGVRTLTVSDIPQFAQKGGMIGFVTEGGRVKLEINLRAIRQTGLKVSAKLLEVARVVE is encoded by the coding sequence TTGAATAAACGTGGTCTGCACATGCTGTTACCGTGGTTGAAAAGGGCTTGCCGAAGAGCGGCGTCTGCCGGGGCAATGACGCTGGTGGTCGTTTGCTGCGCGGTTGCCGGCATACCGCTACGGCCAGTATGGGCCAGCGATTTGGAGAATAAAGTCAAGTCGGCGTATATCTATAATTTTACCAAATTCGTCGACTGGCCTGAGGGCGAAGGTGGCACTGGCCGTGAGCCGCTCAGGATCTGTATCGTTGGCAACGATCCGATCCGCACCGTGTTGGGGGAGCTTTCAAACCGTGAAGCAAATGGCCGGCCACTGTTGGTTCAGCGGATTAAAGACCTGAAAACCGTTGGCACATGCAGTGTGGCGTTCATAAGCCGGTCCGAGGAACAGCAGCTGCCTTCCATTTTGCAGCGCTTGAATGGGGTGCGGACCTTGACGGTCAGCGATATTCCGCAGTTTGCCCAAAAAGGTGGGATGATCGGTTTTGTCACCGAGGGGGGGCGGGTGAAGCTTGAAATCAATCTTCGGGCGATCCGTCAGACTGGTTTGAAAGTAAGCGCCAAGCTACTTGAAGTTGCGAGGGTAGTGGAATGA